A single genomic interval of Microbacterium sp. zg-Y1090 harbors:
- a CDS encoding TfoX/Sxy family protein, translated as MTVMVGAARRDLLDRVLRRLPAGVVREVPMFGTIAVMFDGAMLVAARKDLGLLVHVSADEDADLVTRPEAVRAEMGPGRSMGPGWIHIHADAAQDEGTLDFWVAQALRRQAG; from the coding sequence ATGACCGTGATGGTGGGTGCGGCCCGGCGCGATCTGCTCGACCGCGTGCTGCGGCGCCTCCCGGCGGGAGTGGTGCGCGAAGTGCCGATGTTCGGCACGATCGCCGTGATGTTCGACGGGGCGATGCTGGTCGCGGCCCGGAAGGACCTGGGGCTGCTCGTGCACGTCAGCGCCGACGAAGACGCCGATCTCGTGACGCGGCCCGAAGCCGTGCGCGCCGAGATGGGCCCCGGCCGTTCGATGGGGCCGGGGTGGATCCACATCCACGCCGATGCGGCGCAGGATGAGGGGACGCTGGACTTCTGGGTCGCGCAGGCGCTGCGACGCCAGGCCGGCTGA
- a CDS encoding DMT family transporter: MNLGILLALASAVAYGTSDFIGGVGARRCSPWLILLVGQIAGTIALLAAGLLRGGAPTAADFGWAVLAGVGSAAGGLFLYRGLARGRMGLVAPLSAVGAAALPVIAGVVLGERPGLLVWAGIAIALPGIWLVSRETGPGRPPRSWGALSDGALAGAGFGLLFVCLAQIGPDAGLLPLAANQATGALLAGIGVAAARPRGHRLRTAVGWGTAAGLTGAAGTVAFVLSSGTTSLAVAAVLTSLYPAVTVLLAAGVLRERLSAPQGAGIGICTLAIIALSLD; the protein is encoded by the coding sequence GTGAACCTCGGCATCCTGCTGGCGCTCGCGTCGGCCGTCGCCTACGGCACGTCGGACTTCATCGGGGGCGTCGGTGCCCGGCGCTGCTCGCCGTGGCTGATCCTGCTGGTCGGCCAGATCGCGGGGACGATCGCCCTCCTGGCCGCGGGGCTCCTCCGCGGCGGCGCCCCGACGGCGGCGGACTTCGGGTGGGCAGTGCTCGCCGGTGTCGGTTCGGCGGCCGGCGGACTGTTCCTGTACCGAGGGCTGGCGCGCGGTCGCATGGGGCTGGTGGCACCGCTGTCGGCCGTCGGGGCGGCCGCCCTGCCCGTGATCGCAGGCGTCGTGCTCGGCGAGCGCCCCGGCCTGCTGGTGTGGGCGGGCATCGCCATCGCCCTCCCGGGAATCTGGCTGGTCTCGCGCGAGACCGGCCCGGGCCGGCCGCCGCGGTCGTGGGGGGCGCTCAGCGACGGGGCCCTCGCCGGTGCGGGTTTCGGGCTGCTGTTCGTCTGCCTGGCCCAGATCGGGCCCGACGCCGGACTGCTGCCGCTCGCGGCCAATCAAGCGACCGGCGCACTGCTCGCCGGCATCGGCGTCGCAGCCGCACGCCCCCGCGGGCATCGCCTGCGCACGGCCGTCGGCTGGGGCACCGCGGCGGGACTGACAGGCGCGGCGGGCACCGTCGCCTTCGTGCTGTCCAGCGGAACGACCTCACTGGCCGTGGCGGCCGTGCTCACCTCGCTCTACCCTGCGGTCACCGTGCTGCTGGCCGCCGGCGTGCTGCGCGAGCGACTCAGCGCGCCGCAGGGTGCCGGCATCGGCATCTGCACACTCGCGATCATCGCGCTCTCGCTGGACTGA
- a CDS encoding long-chain-fatty-acid--CoA ligase — MNETRAWNRFYAEGTPVDIEVATGSLVDLLDERVAQYADLPAVTFFGASMTYRELADRVARVAGGLAELGVKAGDRVALVLPNAPQHLVAFYAVLRLGAIVVEHNPLYTRDELEVQFRDHGARHVITWDKMAPVIQAMPADLGITTVISVDITRAMPLATRLALRLPIEKARASRDKLTAPAPGTIPFSQLEKSAPLPASTPRPRAGDLACLQYTSGTTGVPKGAMITHANLWSNARQGAAWMPRFAHGEGRIYGLLPMFHSFGVLLSVIYAVETGSNAVLFPTFDPELVSQAAKKYPPTFIPAVPPMFDRLARVARDGKLDLSGVVYAISGAMTLTPTIVKRWEEQAGSMLNEGYGLTETSPVALANPFNDSRKIGAIGIPFPSTDIRVVDPNEPTREVELGEVGELLIKGPQVFQGYWNRPEETAQALLEGGWLRTGDLVVQDDDGFVTVVDRKKEIIITGGFNVAPTEVEKVLNEVPGIAASAVVGIPRGGGAEVVTAVVVLEPGATFDEDAARAAAREQLAEYKRPSAYRVWEELPTSLIGKVLRRRVRDTLIADRNAVRAAPADED, encoded by the coding sequence ATGAACGAGACCCGCGCCTGGAACCGCTTCTACGCCGAGGGGACCCCGGTGGACATCGAGGTGGCGACCGGGTCACTCGTGGACCTGCTCGACGAGCGGGTCGCGCAGTATGCCGATCTCCCCGCCGTGACGTTCTTCGGCGCCTCGATGACGTACCGCGAGCTGGCCGACCGTGTCGCCCGTGTCGCGGGCGGCCTCGCCGAGCTGGGCGTGAAGGCCGGCGACCGCGTCGCCCTGGTCCTGCCCAACGCCCCGCAGCACCTGGTCGCCTTCTACGCCGTGCTACGCCTGGGGGCGATCGTCGTCGAGCACAACCCGCTGTACACCCGCGACGAGCTCGAGGTGCAGTTCCGCGACCACGGCGCGCGGCACGTCATCACGTGGGACAAGATGGCCCCGGTCATCCAGGCGATGCCCGCCGACCTCGGCATCACCACGGTCATCTCCGTCGACATCACCCGCGCCATGCCGCTGGCGACCCGGCTCGCGCTGCGCCTGCCCATCGAGAAGGCGCGCGCCTCACGCGACAAGCTCACCGCGCCGGCCCCCGGCACCATCCCGTTCTCGCAGCTGGAGAAGTCGGCGCCGCTGCCGGCATCCACCCCCCGCCCCCGCGCGGGCGACCTCGCCTGCCTGCAGTACACCTCGGGCACCACCGGCGTGCCCAAGGGCGCCATGATCACGCACGCGAACCTCTGGTCCAACGCCCGCCAGGGAGCGGCCTGGATGCCGCGCTTCGCGCACGGCGAGGGCCGCATCTACGGCCTGCTGCCGATGTTCCACTCGTTCGGCGTGCTGCTGTCGGTGATCTACGCCGTCGAGACGGGCTCGAACGCCGTGCTGTTCCCGACCTTCGACCCCGAGCTGGTGTCGCAGGCGGCGAAGAAGTACCCGCCGACGTTCATCCCCGCCGTGCCGCCGATGTTCGACCGGCTCGCCCGCGTCGCGCGTGACGGCAAGCTCGACCTGTCGGGCGTCGTCTACGCCATCTCGGGTGCGATGACCCTCACCCCGACGATCGTGAAGCGCTGGGAGGAGCAGGCCGGCAGCATGCTCAACGAGGGCTACGGGCTCACCGAGACCAGCCCGGTGGCGCTCGCGAACCCGTTCAACGATTCCCGCAAGATCGGCGCCATCGGCATCCCGTTCCCCTCCACCGACATCCGCGTGGTCGATCCGAACGAACCGACCCGCGAGGTCGAGCTGGGTGAGGTCGGGGAGCTTCTCATCAAGGGCCCGCAGGTGTTCCAGGGCTACTGGAACCGCCCGGAGGAGACCGCGCAGGCGCTGCTCGAGGGCGGCTGGCTGCGCACCGGCGACCTGGTCGTGCAGGACGACGACGGCTTCGTGACCGTCGTCGACCGCAAGAAGGAGATCATCATCACCGGCGGCTTCAACGTCGCCCCCACCGAGGTCGAGAAGGTGCTCAACGAGGTGCCGGGCATCGCAGCATCCGCTGTCGTCGGCATCCCCCGCGGCGGTGGAGCCGAGGTCGTGACCGCCGTCGTCGTGCTCGAGCCGGGAGCGACGTTCGACGAGGATGCCGCCCGGGCGGCGGCCCGCGAGCAGCTCGCCGAGTACAAGCGGCCGAGCGCCTACCGCGTGTGGGAGGAGCTTCCCACCTCTCTCATCGGCAAGGTGCTGCGCCGTCGGGTGCGCGACACGCTCATCGCCGACCGCAACGCGGTGCGCGCGGCGCCCGCCGACGAGGACTGA
- a CDS encoding SDR family NAD(P)-dependent oxidoreductase — protein MTAQPSTPDPIRGATVLITGGARGMGELFARRAVAGGARAIALWDVDEQTASALAARLSASGVDVRAYRVDISRQEEIVAGLARMREELGEPDVLVNNAGIVRGGVFWDNDPERDIELTMRVNTLAAMWLTREVLPAMISDTSRPKRILNIASAAGTLANPNMAVYAASKWAMIGWSDSVRLELRARGHRHIGVTTFCPSYISTGMFAGARGPLLTPIMTPQQATRAAWRGLVRGTPMVLRPWTVKLALALRGVLPTRVWDVVADKVFHVYSSMDHFTGRSGS, from the coding sequence ATGACCGCCCAGCCCAGCACTCCCGATCCCATCCGCGGCGCCACGGTGCTGATCACCGGCGGCGCGCGCGGGATGGGCGAGCTGTTCGCCCGTCGCGCCGTCGCCGGCGGCGCGCGGGCCATCGCCCTCTGGGACGTGGACGAGCAGACGGCGAGCGCCCTGGCGGCGCGCCTCAGCGCCTCGGGTGTGGATGTGCGCGCCTACCGCGTGGACATCTCCCGCCAGGAGGAGATCGTCGCGGGCCTGGCGCGCATGCGCGAGGAGCTCGGCGAGCCCGATGTGCTCGTCAACAACGCCGGCATCGTGCGCGGCGGGGTGTTCTGGGACAACGACCCCGAGCGCGACATCGAACTGACCATGCGCGTGAACACGCTCGCGGCCATGTGGCTGACCCGCGAGGTTCTGCCGGCGATGATCTCCGACACCTCCCGCCCCAAGCGCATCCTCAACATCGCCTCGGCCGCCGGCACGCTGGCGAACCCGAACATGGCGGTCTACGCGGCATCCAAGTGGGCGATGATCGGCTGGAGCGACTCGGTGCGGCTGGAACTGCGGGCGCGCGGCCACCGCCACATCGGCGTGACGACCTTCTGCCCCAGCTACATCTCCACCGGCATGTTCGCCGGAGCGCGCGGCCCGCTGCTGACCCCCATCATGACGCCGCAGCAGGCCACCCGCGCCGCGTGGCGTGGCCTTGTGCGCGGCACGCCGATGGTGCTGCGCCCGTGGACGGTCAAGCTCGCTCTGGCGCTGCGCGGCGTGCTTCCCACCCGCGTCTGGGACGTCGTGGCCGACAAGGTCTTCCACGTGTACTCCTCGATGGACCACTTCACCGGCCGCTCCGGCTCCTGA
- a CDS encoding class II glutamine amidotransferase — protein sequence MCRWIAYLGASLPVEDVLVRPDHSLIDQSLVARRLYLPGTTMASQFRQHAFPTNGDGFGLAWSGRGGVLGQFRQTTPAWDSDNLRHLAAQIESPCFLAHVRAAPGGTIAEQNAHPFVHDGWMFQHNGEIGGFTELKRELTMDVAPELYPYIRGTTDSEVCFFLALTFGLATDPVNALTRMIERVEAARAAHGVTDPFRGAFCASDGARLVVARWLSADAGELPAPSLFRSAGPETLHVGEGRTERLPHGAQLVVSEPLELHWSRRHWQEIPVGTVGVFARDAEPVLTALG from the coding sequence ATGTGCCGGTGGATCGCATATCTGGGAGCGTCGCTTCCCGTCGAGGACGTTCTCGTCCGCCCTGACCATTCACTGATCGACCAGAGCCTGGTCGCCCGCCGGCTGTACCTGCCGGGCACGACGATGGCGTCCCAGTTCCGGCAGCACGCGTTCCCCACGAACGGGGACGGGTTCGGCCTGGCCTGGTCGGGACGCGGGGGTGTGCTCGGCCAGTTCCGCCAGACCACACCGGCCTGGGACAGCGACAACCTGCGCCACCTCGCCGCCCAGATCGAGTCCCCCTGCTTCCTCGCCCATGTGCGTGCCGCCCCCGGGGGCACGATCGCCGAGCAGAACGCCCATCCCTTCGTCCACGACGGGTGGATGTTCCAGCACAACGGCGAGATCGGCGGGTTCACCGAACTCAAACGCGAACTGACCATGGACGTCGCCCCCGAGCTGTACCCGTACATCCGGGGCACCACGGACAGTGAGGTGTGCTTCTTCCTCGCGCTCACGTTCGGACTGGCCACCGATCCCGTGAACGCCCTCACCCGGATGATCGAGCGGGTCGAAGCCGCCCGTGCCGCTCACGGGGTCACCGACCCGTTCCGCGGCGCGTTCTGCGCCTCAGACGGGGCGCGGCTGGTTGTGGCGCGGTGGCTGAGCGCCGATGCCGGCGAGCTTCCGGCGCCCTCGCTCTTCCGCAGTGCCGGGCCCGAGACCCTGCATGTGGGCGAGGGGCGCACCGAGCGGCTGCCCCACGGCGCCCAGCTCGTGGTGTCGGAGCCGCTCGAGCTGCACTGGTCGCGGCGGCACTGGCAGGAGATCCCCGTCGGCACCGTCGGCGTCTTCGCCCGCGATGCCGAGCCCGTCCTCACCGCCCTCGGCTGA
- a CDS encoding aromatic ring-opening dioxygenase LigA, protein MNRTHAADAQPGTEYAAAPPARAAGTLGILAGIGLIVLGLAAWITVSLQLREEKITVPDDAMAFQGKTVAGPLTAFAQAAIIQHHALGLSGGKTYAELDRDDPVRVTLMDASFLRASLFTSVVSFGVAAFAMGVGALSVVFGWGLRRAATPTTVVVTRPLFSRG, encoded by the coding sequence ATGAACCGGACGCACGCCGCCGATGCGCAGCCCGGCACCGAGTACGCCGCGGCGCCGCCCGCACGAGCGGCCGGAACCCTCGGCATCCTGGCCGGGATCGGGCTGATCGTCCTGGGGCTGGCGGCGTGGATCACGGTGTCGCTGCAGCTGCGGGAGGAGAAGATCACGGTGCCCGACGACGCGATGGCCTTCCAGGGCAAGACCGTGGCGGGGCCGCTCACCGCCTTCGCGCAGGCCGCCATCATCCAGCATCACGCGCTGGGATTGTCGGGCGGCAAGACCTACGCCGAGCTCGACCGCGATGACCCGGTGCGGGTGACGCTGATGGACGCGTCGTTCCTGCGGGCCTCCCTGTTCACGTCGGTGGTGTCGTTCGGTGTCGCCGCGTTCGCCATGGGCGTCGGCGCCCTGTCCGTCGTCTTCGGCTGGGGGCTGCGCCGCGCAGCGACGCCCACCACGGTCGTGGTGACGCGCCCGCTGTTCTCCCGCGGCTGA
- a CDS encoding SOUL family heme-binding protein, with amino-acid sequence MTEQQPYDVVRAFDGFELRRYPQHAVAEVMVDGRFEDAGNRAFRYLFSYISGENEPAAKVAMTAPVIQGGGGSTIAMTAPVIQRAAAGRTVARLPAAQRSDARCGAAHAAAS; translated from the coding sequence ATGACCGAACAGCAGCCGTACGACGTGGTGCGTGCCTTCGACGGGTTCGAGCTCCGGCGCTACCCGCAGCATGCGGTGGCAGAGGTGATGGTCGACGGCAGATTCGAGGACGCCGGAAACCGTGCCTTCCGGTACCTGTTCTCCTACATCAGTGGCGAGAACGAGCCGGCCGCGAAGGTGGCGATGACGGCGCCGGTGATCCAGGGCGGAGGCGGGTCGACCATCGCCATGACGGCCCCGGTGATCCAGCGGGCGGCCGCGGGCCGCACGGTGGCCCGCCTTCCTGCGGCACAACGAAGTGATGCTCGATGTGGAGCCGCCCACGCAGCGGCATCCTGA
- a CDS encoding FUSC family protein: MDEPRKLRRRHAESGAAAHKHPKGTPLLILLMIIVVLPSVLLADAWGAGAAGIIGGLTGMFSLVAFIGGPLRADLRITAVMGPLLIIAAAVPRLVAEASRPAAIALVVVLTFVAALLPLLGPRFGTAGMGLGMTTMFGYGYAPTGGADHQQVIAAAVAGVVVALVLRVLMGISDPSKPTRQQVAAVLDADDPSAATATAFRTWLSDGRQRWLADALEAASAYRVALRTAELSNPTDADATAALRERAQKLSDQLKAKPARGGASPETPPPAASTDTGALGDAARALDTVERALTTRDTAPVRLERDRRRGLRDAVLHPSARLQSIQMRHAVRTALAVFLMLLITSGLERGDPLVSTALLATFSIMQATWSDTATKTRNKIIGVVAGSLTVAVVLLVVPQQYLVAVAAVSLCLGLWYIVTRPALGSAFMVVVSVGFNAVTRDLNPVNLLTQYVALTACAVLLGVVFGFIVIPGLRPPPLRSRIQTAVDATATALRAAGGAGPQRVEDLALFRDAARAQADLVPDHDRLDDTQLADLASLQTGLRDLTALAPSGELTPGDIERVLQVLDPEPSPAGSDDQPEHAAVSGGASSVLWDVAQQTGSAERSLLRTLPAAAAASARR, translated from the coding sequence ATGGACGAGCCACGCAAGCTCCGCCGTCGCCACGCCGAGAGCGGGGCTGCAGCCCACAAGCATCCCAAGGGCACCCCCCTGCTCATCCTGCTGATGATCATCGTGGTCCTCCCTTCCGTGCTTCTCGCCGACGCGTGGGGCGCCGGTGCGGCGGGCATCATCGGCGGGCTCACGGGCATGTTCTCCCTCGTGGCGTTCATCGGCGGGCCGTTGCGGGCCGATCTGCGCATCACCGCCGTCATGGGTCCACTGCTGATCATCGCCGCAGCCGTCCCGCGCCTCGTCGCGGAGGCCTCGCGGCCCGCGGCGATCGCGCTGGTGGTCGTGCTCACGTTCGTCGCGGCGCTGCTGCCGCTGCTCGGCCCCCGCTTCGGCACCGCCGGCATGGGGCTCGGCATGACGACGATGTTCGGCTACGGGTACGCCCCCACCGGCGGGGCGGACCATCAGCAGGTGATCGCGGCCGCCGTGGCCGGCGTGGTCGTCGCGCTCGTCCTGCGCGTCCTCATGGGCATCAGCGACCCCTCGAAGCCGACGCGGCAGCAGGTGGCCGCCGTGCTCGACGCCGACGACCCGAGCGCCGCCACCGCCACCGCCTTCCGCACGTGGCTGAGCGACGGCCGGCAGCGCTGGCTCGCGGACGCGCTCGAGGCGGCATCCGCGTATCGGGTGGCGCTGCGCACCGCAGAACTGTCGAACCCGACGGATGCCGACGCCACCGCCGCACTGCGCGAACGCGCCCAGAAGCTGTCGGACCAGCTGAAGGCGAAGCCCGCCCGCGGAGGTGCTTCCCCCGAGACTCCGCCGCCCGCGGCATCCACCGACACGGGCGCCCTCGGCGACGCGGCCCGCGCGCTCGACACGGTGGAGCGCGCACTGACGACCCGTGACACCGCACCGGTCCGCCTCGAGCGCGACCGGCGGCGCGGGCTGCGGGACGCCGTGCTGCACCCGTCGGCACGACTGCAGTCCATCCAGATGCGTCACGCGGTGCGCACGGCGCTGGCGGTGTTCCTCATGCTGCTGATCACCTCCGGGCTCGAGCGCGGCGACCCGCTGGTGTCCACGGCGCTGCTCGCCACCTTCAGCATCATGCAGGCCACGTGGAGCGACACCGCGACGAAGACGCGCAACAAGATCATCGGGGTGGTCGCCGGCTCACTCACGGTCGCCGTCGTGCTGCTGGTCGTTCCGCAGCAGTACCTCGTGGCGGTCGCTGCGGTCTCGCTCTGCCTTGGGCTCTGGTACATCGTCACGCGCCCGGCGCTCGGCAGCGCCTTCATGGTGGTCGTCAGCGTCGGCTTCAACGCCGTCACGCGGGACCTGAACCCGGTGAACCTGCTGACGCAGTACGTGGCGCTCACGGCGTGCGCGGTGCTGCTGGGCGTGGTGTTCGGCTTCATCGTGATCCCGGGTCTGCGGCCGCCGCCCCTGCGCAGCCGGATCCAGACGGCCGTCGACGCGACGGCGACAGCGCTTCGTGCCGCCGGTGGCGCGGGTCCTCAGCGGGTCGAGGACCTCGCCCTCTTCCGGGATGCCGCCCGTGCGCAGGCCGACCTCGTGCCCGACCACGATCGCCTCGATGACACGCAGCTCGCCGACCTCGCGTCACTGCAGACAGGGCTGCGCGACCTGACGGCCCTGGCTCCGTCGGGTGAGCTGACCCCGGGCGACATCGAGCGGGTGCTGCAGGTGCTCGATCCCGAGCCATCGCCCGCCGGGAGCGACGATCAGCCGGAGCACGCCGCCGTCTCCGGTGGCGCGTCGTCGGTGCTGTGGGACGTCGCCCAGCAGACGGGCTCGGCGGAACGGTCGCTGCTGCGAACGCTGCCCGCGGCTGCCGCGGCATCCGCCCGGCGCTGA
- a CDS encoding manganese catalase family protein, with translation MYFHVQQLINEIDQDQPDPDAANALQEGLGGQFGEMRTMMQYLFQSINFRGPSAKPYKDLIQGIGTEEISHVELIGTTISRLLDGSPGYKGKPTDPVDAPGAGGATPLKIATSESNIHHYLVGAQGAMPVDAAGNPWLGSYVYNSGNLVLDLLYNLMLESTGRLQKCRLYEMTSNKTARSTISYLIVRDQAHENAFAKALETLGVNWRTALPIPKTNAEKFPEVARLTELGLQSKQYSFDLTNLSEAGKIFQGLSPSNDGTQLDASEQAPAGSPMTIAPERPEEFSPGADADLRALIEATAAMEMADIERTFGEMK, from the coding sequence ATGTACTTTCATGTTCAGCAGCTGATCAACGAGATCGACCAGGATCAGCCCGACCCCGATGCCGCCAACGCACTGCAGGAGGGGCTGGGCGGGCAGTTCGGCGAGATGCGCACGATGATGCAGTACCTGTTCCAGAGCATCAACTTCCGCGGACCGTCGGCCAAGCCCTACAAGGACCTGATCCAGGGCATCGGCACCGAGGAGATCAGCCACGTCGAGCTCATCGGCACCACCATCTCCCGTCTGCTCGACGGCTCGCCCGGTTACAAGGGCAAGCCGACCGACCCGGTCGACGCCCCGGGTGCGGGCGGGGCGACACCGCTGAAGATCGCCACGTCCGAGAGCAACATCCACCATTACCTCGTGGGTGCGCAGGGGGCCATGCCGGTGGATGCCGCCGGCAACCCGTGGCTGGGCAGCTACGTGTACAACTCGGGAAACCTCGTGCTCGACCTGCTCTACAACCTCATGCTCGAGTCCACGGGACGCCTGCAGAAGTGCCGCCTGTACGAGATGACGTCGAACAAGACGGCCCGCAGCACCATCTCGTACCTGATTGTGCGCGACCAGGCCCACGAGAACGCATTCGCCAAGGCGCTCGAGACCCTGGGCGTGAATTGGCGCACGGCGCTGCCGATCCCCAAGACCAATGCGGAGAAGTTCCCGGAGGTGGCCCGCCTGACCGAGCTGGGACTGCAGAGCAAGCAGTACTCCTTCGATCTGACGAACCTCTCCGAAGCGGGAAAGATCTTCCAGGGCCTGTCTCCGTCGAACGACGGGACGCAGCTCGATGCCAGCGAGCAGGCGCCGGCGGGCTCACCGATGACGATCGCACCGGAGCGGCCCGAGGAGTTCTCCCCGGGCGCCGACGCCGACCTGCGGGCCCTCATCGAGGCGACGGCGGCCATGGAGATGGCCGACATCGAGCGCACGTTCGGGGAGATGAAGTAG
- a CDS encoding MBL fold metallo-hydrolase: protein MLTPVAPGVFAHQSPLLRNNSVAVQGEEGVLLVDPGITAAEMRCLADDLLVLGMPVVAGFATHPDWDHALWHPAFGDAPRWGTPACAAFLGDLRAQSDWQQRFADALPPEIVSDVPIDPFGLIAALPGDGGRIPWSGPEVRVVAHPGHAIGHAALLVEGRRVLVAGDMLSDVFVPMPDLEGADDPLGDYLAGLDTLASIADRVDAFVPGHGSVGDAAQLRQRLALDRRYIETLRDGGVFDDPRIDAPELGWEWVGDLHAGQVESAARRGGGGHG from the coding sequence ATGCTGACCCCCGTCGCCCCCGGGGTGTTCGCCCACCAGAGTCCGCTGCTGCGCAACAACAGCGTCGCCGTGCAGGGCGAGGAGGGCGTCCTGCTGGTGGACCCCGGCATCACCGCGGCCGAGATGCGGTGCCTCGCCGACGACCTGCTCGTGCTCGGGATGCCGGTGGTCGCGGGCTTCGCCACGCACCCCGACTGGGATCACGCGCTGTGGCATCCGGCATTCGGCGACGCCCCGCGCTGGGGCACGCCGGCGTGCGCGGCGTTCCTGGGCGACCTGCGGGCGCAGAGCGACTGGCAGCAGCGGTTCGCCGACGCCCTGCCCCCCGAGATCGTCTCGGACGTGCCGATCGACCCGTTCGGGCTGATCGCGGCGCTACCCGGCGACGGCGGGCGCATCCCTTGGAGCGGACCCGAGGTGCGGGTCGTCGCGCATCCGGGCCACGCGATCGGGCACGCGGCGCTCCTGGTGGAGGGACGCCGCGTGCTCGTCGCCGGCGACATGCTCTCGGACGTCTTCGTCCCCATGCCCGACCTCGAGGGCGCCGACGACCCGCTGGGCGACTACCTCGCGGGACTGGACACGCTGGCGTCCATCGCCGACCGCGTGGACGCATTCGTCCCCGGACACGGCTCGGTCGGTGACGCCGCGCAGCTGCGGCAGCGGCTGGCGCTGGACCGGCGGTACATCGAGACGCTGCGCGATGGCGGGGTGTTCGACGACCCGCGCATCGATGCGCCCGAACTCGGTTGGGAGTGGGTGGGCGATCTGCATGCCGGGCAGGTCGAGAGCGCCGCGCGGCGGGGCGGCGGCGGCCACGGGTGA
- a CDS encoding DUF2255 family protein — translation MRSGDALYIRSAYGPDNPWYRRARHAGVGRVRAGGADRAVTFTAIDAADAATQQAVDAAYHAKYDRYGPQIVGTVTGPASHETTLRIDPR, via the coding sequence GTGCGCTCCGGCGACGCCCTCTACATCCGGTCGGCGTACGGTCCGGACAACCCCTGGTACCGGCGGGCCCGGCACGCCGGCGTGGGACGGGTGCGTGCGGGCGGCGCGGACCGTGCCGTGACGTTCACCGCGATCGACGCCGCCGACGCCGCGACGCAGCAGGCGGTGGATGCCGCCTACCACGCCAAGTACGACCGCTACGGGCCGCAGATCGTCGGCACCGTCACGGGACCGGCTTCCCACGAGACGACGTTGCGCATCGACCCGCGCTGA
- a CDS encoding capsular polysaccharide synthesis protein — protein MSAVDGASAGAPSPGPVTAFLEGLESQFSRVERFKDTVDPAAAREGRRIVTEFLTPRVAELRAAAGLPAGRGRVAHGRRLAAEDGSRVGTQELPVYVYWDTGIDGAPDLVRACMERLREVHPDARFLDAAGIHELIAVPERVTAVLAQDHKAHYADYLRVALLEQHGGIWVDATCWLPGPLQDVILTYLDAGVVYPRWTHREIGNWFIASVPGSLIITLQRLALDMWWQERSDVPDYFLYHRIFETLYALIPEFRGQWSRVPPLSSTASHLLQLSMMQPWFPGVAEIMARLSIVQKLSYKYDPETVPEGSILHRLLLQQPL, from the coding sequence ATGAGCGCGGTGGATGGCGCGTCGGCGGGGGCGCCGAGCCCCGGCCCGGTGACGGCCTTCCTCGAGGGGCTCGAATCGCAGTTCTCCCGCGTCGAGCGGTTCAAGGACACCGTCGATCCCGCCGCCGCCCGCGAGGGCCGGCGTATCGTGACGGAGTTCCTGACCCCCCGGGTCGCGGAGCTGCGCGCAGCCGCCGGGCTCCCCGCCGGACGCGGGCGCGTCGCGCACGGCCGGCGCCTGGCGGCCGAGGACGGCAGCCGCGTGGGGACGCAGGAGCTCCCCGTGTACGTCTACTGGGACACCGGCATCGACGGCGCCCCGGACCTCGTCCGCGCGTGCATGGAGCGACTGCGCGAGGTGCACCCCGATGCCCGCTTCCTCGATGCCGCCGGCATCCACGAGCTCATCGCCGTGCCCGAGCGCGTGACGGCGGTGCTGGCGCAAGACCACAAGGCCCACTACGCCGACTACCTGCGGGTGGCTCTGCTCGAACAGCACGGCGGCATCTGGGTGGATGCCACCTGCTGGCTGCCCGGGCCGTTGCAGGACGTGATCCTCACCTACCTCGATGCGGGCGTGGTCTACCCCCGCTGGACCCACCGGGAGATCGGCAACTGGTTCATCGCGTCGGTTCCGGGCTCGCTCATCATCACGCTGCAGCGGCTCGCGCTGGACATGTGGTGGCAGGAGCGCTCCGACGTGCCGGACTACTTCCTGTACCACCGGATCTTCGAGACCCTCTATGCGCTGATCCCCGAGTTCCGCGGGCAGTGGTCACGCGTGCCGCCGCTGTCGAGCACCGCGAGCCACCTGCTGCAGCTGAGCATGATGCAACCGTGGTTCCCCGGGGTCGCCGAGATCATGGCGCGCCTGTCGATCGTGCAGAAGCTCAGCTACAAGTACGACCCCGAGACCGTCCCGGAGGGCTCGATCCTGCACCGTCTGCTGCTGCAGCAGCCGCTGTGA